The following are encoded in a window of Ruminiclostridium herbifermentans genomic DNA:
- a CDS encoding TnsA endonuclease C-terminal domain-containing protein yields the protein MSKYNLNWDENKLKKYISEGRGQGVGKDYKPWITIHDFPSDGFSSRQPGWKSNRVCHFLSNNELRYFYLLEWADNVTDIREQYPMKLEDTLRIAEQLGIKHPINTKNDVPYVMSSDFMITMSVNGKETDIVRTIKPADKLEKKNVIEHFEIERRYWAEMGIDWGIVTDKDIPRTFVSNIEWAYYSYHLDSYNELSIQELQYYGEILKERLQEYEGRIVHVASAFDKEMNLIPGTTLDILKHLIARKEVIMDMQSKRCIENVTGSIKKIKKKNDGMAAI from the coding sequence ATGAGTAAGTATAACCTTAATTGGGATGAAAATAAACTTAAAAAATATATTAGTGAGGGACGAGGTCAAGGTGTAGGTAAGGACTACAAGCCTTGGATTACTATACATGACTTCCCTTCTGATGGGTTTAGCTCAAGGCAGCCTGGTTGGAAATCTAATCGGGTCTGCCATTTTTTGTCCAATAATGAGTTACGATACTTCTATTTGCTTGAGTGGGCTGATAATGTAACAGATATACGTGAGCAATATCCGATGAAATTAGAGGATACTTTAAGAATTGCAGAGCAGCTTGGTATAAAGCATCCTATAAATACTAAGAATGATGTACCTTATGTAATGTCATCGGATTTTATGATTACAATGAGCGTTAACGGCAAGGAGACTGATATTGTAAGGACAATCAAGCCTGCAGATAAGCTAGAAAAGAAAAATGTAATCGAGCATTTTGAAATTGAACGACGGTATTGGGCTGAAATGGGCATTGATTGGGGTATTGTGACGGATAAGGATATTCCGAGAACTTTTGTTTCCAATATTGAATGGGCATATTATTCATATCATCTTGATTCATATAATGAGTTGAGTATTCAGGAATTGCAGTATTATGGAGAAATACTTAAGGAAAGACTACAAGAGTATGAAGGCAGAATTGTACATGTAGCCAGTGCTTTTGATAAGGAAATGAACCTAATTCCAGGTACTACACTTGATATACTGAAGCATCTGATTGCAAGGAAGGAAGTTATAATGGATATGCAATCGAAGCGCTGCATAGAAAATGTGACAGGAAGTATAAAAAAGATTAAAAAGAAAAACGATGGGATGGCTGCGATATGA
- a CDS encoding ATP-binding protein yields the protein MSKNPNTGVIVEARYSKQQLKEYSGNPLIEALPPIWSFEQVEELLHFYPEHTNEERNYEPHIRFHCVQRLFSYFQPWSTHFDIEQRISRVIRQGYITRNPLNPNYAGDLQRIYQMIKDGNYEFKNSELSKPSASGFTIIGFSGMGKSTAVESILNRYPQIIFHEEYNNFDFDHNQLVWLKLDCPHDGGVKGLCANFFMEFDRLLADKTYSKFAAGRNTTTATMIPRMAQIARRHSLGLLVIDEIQHLSVAKSGGQEKMLNFFVNLVNTIGIPVILIGTTKAMSILQGEFRQARRGSGHQGDLIWENMEQDDDWDLLVEGMWSYQWIQNKCELTKEIKDVMYEESQGIVDIAVKLYAMVQMRAIATGEETINSDLIKRVAKDNLKLVRPMLDALKSGKKQEISKY from the coding sequence ATGAGTAAAAATCCAAACACAGGCGTGATTGTTGAAGCAAGATATTCAAAGCAGCAACTGAAGGAATACTCTGGTAACCCACTAATTGAGGCGTTACCACCAATTTGGAGCTTTGAACAGGTTGAAGAGCTGCTACACTTTTATCCTGAGCATACCAATGAAGAACGAAATTATGAGCCGCATATAAGATTTCACTGTGTCCAACGCCTTTTCAGCTACTTTCAGCCTTGGAGTACTCACTTTGATATTGAACAGAGAATTTCAAGGGTAATAAGACAAGGCTACATAACAAGAAATCCACTTAATCCAAATTATGCGGGAGATTTGCAAAGAATATATCAGATGATTAAGGATGGAAATTATGAATTTAAAAACTCAGAGCTTTCAAAGCCATCAGCATCAGGCTTCACAATAATAGGATTTTCAGGTATGGGTAAATCTACCGCAGTGGAAAGTATTCTGAATAGATATCCTCAAATTATTTTTCATGAAGAGTACAATAATTTTGATTTTGACCATAATCAGCTTGTATGGCTGAAGCTTGATTGTCCTCATGACGGTGGAGTAAAAGGACTGTGTGCCAACTTTTTCATGGAATTTGATAGGTTATTGGCAGACAAAACATACAGTAAATTTGCAGCCGGAAGAAATACTACAACTGCAACAATGATTCCTAGAATGGCACAAATTGCTAGAAGACATAGCTTGGGACTTCTCGTTATTGATGAAATACAGCATCTCAGTGTTGCTAAAAGCGGTGGTCAAGAAAAAATGCTTAATTTTTTTGTTAATTTAGTAAATACTATTGGGATACCAGTAATCCTTATTGGAACAACTAAGGCAATGTCAATTTTGCAGGGCGAATTCAGACAGGCTAGACGTGGAAGTGGACATCAGGGTGATTTGATCTGGGAGAACATGGAACAGGATGATGACTGGGATTTGCTTGTTGAAGGCATGTGGAGCTACCAGTGGATTCAGAATAAGTGTGAACTGACAAAAGAGATTAAGGATGTTATGTATGAGGAAAGTCAGGGGATTGTCGATATAGCTGTAAAACTATACGCAATGGTGCAAATGAGAGCAATAGCTACCGGCGAAGAAACAATTAACTCTGACTTAATCAAAAGAGTAGCTAAGGACAATCTTAAGTTGGTCAGACCAATGCTTGATGCATTAAAGTCTGGTAAAAAGCAAGAAATTAGCAAATATTAG
- a CDS encoding DDE-type integrase/transposase/recombinase, whose amino-acid sequence MKGLLYVNELITWNPGQENEHTDRILWIEPDGFILYTIDAFSKQGLPASKKISDVLSAIEVGDAVKQEDDSLIRVIGEDSIKDADRIKRDKAWSIIADIVSFENEPDIYEREKRGPWISKAVEMHGVTYTTVYKYLRRFWQRGKNKNALLPDYYNSGGRGKRKLLGDKKIGRPRKNIAVNGPGINVNESTKRIFRIAVNKYYDTPKENFLTTAYDLMVKEFYKEDYRFEDGIRKPTIIPIGQIPTITQFRYWYEVERDIKKSLTKKKGSKKYALNHRAVTGKSDAEIIGPGSKYQIDATIADVYLVSRFNRTWIIGRPVIYAVIDCFSRMVAGVYVGLEGPSWLGAMMALSNAFTDKVNYCKEYDINISQEDWPCHHIPIAILGDRGEMESKYADTLVNGLGIRIENTPSYRADWKGIIEQYFNLLDGKVKPLVPGHIDISFRERGGTDYRLDAKLDIYQFTQIIINCVLYHNNQHWMKKFSMSEIMVEDDIDPIPKELWNWGISNRSGK is encoded by the coding sequence ATGAAGGGATTACTATATGTTAACGAGCTTATTACATGGAATCCGGGTCAGGAGAATGAACATACAGACAGGATACTTTGGATAGAACCCGATGGATTTATTCTTTATACTATTGATGCTTTTTCAAAGCAAGGCTTACCTGCTTCAAAGAAAATAAGTGATGTATTAAGTGCAATTGAAGTTGGCGATGCTGTAAAACAGGAGGATGACTCCTTAATAAGGGTTATTGGTGAAGACAGCATAAAAGATGCTGATAGAATTAAAAGAGATAAGGCATGGTCTATTATAGCTGATATTGTAAGTTTTGAGAATGAACCTGATATTTATGAGCGTGAAAAAAGAGGCCCATGGATTTCAAAAGCAGTCGAGATGCATGGTGTTACTTATACCACAGTATATAAATATCTCAGAAGGTTTTGGCAGAGAGGCAAAAATAAAAATGCACTCCTCCCCGATTACTATAATTCAGGAGGCAGAGGAAAAAGAAAGCTTCTTGGAGATAAAAAAATAGGACGGCCAAGAAAAAATATTGCTGTTAATGGACCAGGGATAAATGTCAATGAGTCAACAAAAAGGATATTCAGAATTGCAGTAAATAAATATTATGATACTCCCAAGGAAAACTTTTTAACGACTGCTTATGACCTTATGGTAAAGGAATTCTATAAAGAAGATTACAGATTTGAGGATGGTATACGAAAGCCAACTATTATACCAATTGGACAGATACCTACGATTACACAATTTAGGTATTGGTATGAGGTTGAGAGGGATATTAAGAAATCTCTTACAAAGAAAAAAGGCAGTAAGAAGTATGCTTTAAATCATAGAGCTGTTACTGGAAAATCGGATGCAGAAATTATTGGACCAGGATCAAAATATCAGATTGATGCTACAATTGCTGATGTTTATTTGGTTTCAAGGTTTAACAGAACATGGATTATCGGTAGACCTGTAATTTATGCTGTTATAGATTGCTTTTCAAGAATGGTAGCAGGAGTATATGTAGGACTTGAAGGACCTTCATGGCTTGGAGCGATGATGGCACTCTCAAATGCCTTTACAGATAAGGTTAATTACTGCAAGGAATATGATATTAATATTTCACAGGAGGATTGGCCATGCCATCATATTCCGATTGCAATACTCGGTGACAGAGGAGAAATGGAGAGTAAATATGCTGATACATTAGTAAATGGTTTAGGCATCAGGATAGAAAATACTCCTTCTTATAGAGCTGATTGGAAGGGTATTATTGAGCAATATTTTAATTTGCTTGACGGCAAGGTAAAGCCGCTTGTACCTGGACATATTGATATCTCGTTTCGGGAACGTGGTGGAACAGATTACAGGCTTGATGCAAAGCTTGATATATACCAGTTTACCCAAATAATAATTAATTGTGTACTGTATCATAATAATCAACATTGGATGAAAAAATTCAGTATGAGTGAAATTATGGTTGAGGACGACATAGATCCTATTCCTAAAGAACTTTGGAATTGGGGGATAAGCAATAGATCAGGTAAATAA
- a CDS encoding ABC-three component system middle component 1, protein MREFIESMFDREKKVKFNYQDYNTLFVKEKYNTFYLFFFLNNENELLELKDKAGELYQTIKESKDIYKVDMDKNVTCIYCLCVEDEKYYETEATGTISELSKKICLVEEDLNYFKKNVLLYTDAMDKFASENIGEFDSLCQEKITESNFQDYKKNNIENYQYDFLMNLFIKLPFLNFQKYLLRNKKGYRTVSSFIDEEYNEKKIDKERIINEMNQLEGKIDDENMLYAWLDELIKKKTNVEKNISCEVINDED, encoded by the coding sequence ATGCGAGAATTCATAGAATCAATGTTTGATAGGGAAAAGAAAGTTAAGTTTAATTATCAGGATTATAATACTTTGTTTGTAAAAGAAAAGTATAATACGTTTTATTTATTCTTTTTCTTGAATAATGAAAATGAATTATTAGAATTGAAAGATAAAGCAGGAGAACTATATCAAACAATAAAAGAAAGTAAAGATATATACAAAGTGGATATGGATAAAAACGTAACATGCATATATTGCTTGTGTGTTGAAGATGAAAAATATTATGAAACAGAAGCAACAGGTACAATTAGTGAATTAAGTAAAAAGATTTGTCTCGTTGAAGAAGATTTAAATTACTTCAAAAAGAATGTTTTATTATATACAGATGCTATGGATAAGTTTGCAAGTGAAAATATTGGGGAATTTGATTCACTCTGTCAGGAGAAAATAACTGAAAGCAATTTCCAAGACTATAAAAAAAATAATATCGAAAACTATCAATATGATTTTCTTATGAATTTATTTATCAAACTTCCATTCCTAAATTTTCAAAAATATCTACTAAGGAATAAAAAAGGGTATAGAACAGTGAGCAGCTTTATTGATGAGGAATATAATGAAAAGAAAATTGATAAAGAGCGAATAATTAATGAAATGAATCAGTTGGAAGGGAAAATTGATGATGAAAATATGTTATATGCATGGTTAGATGAGTTAATAAAAAAGAAAACTAATGTCGAAAAAAATATATCTTGTGAGGTGATAAACGATGAAGATTAA
- a CDS encoding TnsD family Tn7-like transposition protein — protein sequence MNYFPTSYPDELLYSILARYHVRNGNISPKMTLHELFGTNTITAVGDMPSDIDSLVCRIPKHKRLTADGLIMNNTLFPYYTAFMPEARTKLIEADMKGNGGGKIHTMAGIMAGSINVPEYLRFCPECNKDDEQKYGENYWHRLHQMPGVLFCPVHNEMILDSTVNLKIQNRHEFIAANEKNCLEKHTKINYTEKDINSLITLSEDIDWIIKNYENVKDFMEKTYGTRNYYIEKLKDRGYATVNGRVYQENLVADFIEFYGFDFLNSVQCPVDYNNQNNWLSSIVRKHRKVFHIVMHLLLIRFLYGSAEKFINIGDNYKPFGTGPWPCLNPVADHYKKFVIKKAKITHCYDTKHPVGTFECSCGFIYSRRGPDTSPDDLFKVGRIKMFGLVWEKKLEEAINKNWGLRRVAREMKADPKTIKLYSAKLGLKTGFNDENIHSEKGSQASIDNVLQQNDSLLYNHRNAWLLAKKTYPDKSKTELRSIAKAHYAWLYRHDKDWLDKNSPEHQKIQINSTRVDWIARDFEVLQKVKDAEKEILNTKGKPERISLSRIGRVSGLLGLLEKHLDKLPQTKAYIEAVSETDDAYRKRRILWAIQKLSESGEEPKLWKVMRIAGIRKEYEKQAEECLGKKKGY from the coding sequence TTGAACTACTTCCCTACTTCGTATCCTGACGAACTGCTGTATAGTATATTAGCAAGGTACCATGTCAGAAACGGTAATATAAGTCCTAAAATGACTTTACATGAATTGTTCGGAACAAACACTATTACTGCAGTGGGTGATATGCCAAGTGATATTGATTCACTGGTATGTCGGATTCCTAAGCACAAAAGGTTAACTGCTGATGGGCTAATCATGAATAATACACTTTTTCCGTACTATACTGCATTTATGCCTGAAGCCAGAACAAAGTTAATTGAAGCTGACATGAAAGGAAACGGCGGAGGCAAAATCCATACTATGGCTGGAATTATGGCAGGGTCTATTAATGTTCCAGAATATTTAAGGTTTTGCCCTGAATGTAATAAGGATGATGAACAGAAATACGGTGAAAACTACTGGCACAGGCTACATCAGATGCCTGGAGTGTTGTTTTGCCCTGTTCACAATGAAATGATACTGGATAGCACAGTTAATCTGAAAATACAGAATAGACATGAATTTATTGCAGCTAATGAAAAAAATTGCTTAGAGAAGCACACAAAAATTAACTACACAGAAAAAGATATAAATAGTCTTATTACTCTCTCTGAGGATATAGATTGGATAATTAAAAATTATGAAAATGTAAAAGATTTTATGGAAAAAACCTATGGAACTAGGAATTACTACATTGAAAAGCTTAAAGACAGAGGATATGCAACGGTAAATGGCCGAGTTTATCAAGAAAATTTAGTGGCAGATTTCATTGAGTTTTACGGATTTGATTTTCTTAATTCGGTACAATGTCCTGTAGACTATAATAACCAAAATAACTGGCTTTCAAGTATTGTAAGAAAGCATAGAAAAGTTTTTCATATTGTGATGCATCTGCTGTTAATCAGATTTCTTTATGGCTCTGCTGAGAAATTTATTAATATTGGGGACAATTATAAGCCATTTGGAACAGGTCCATGGCCTTGCTTAAATCCAGTAGCTGACCATTACAAGAAGTTTGTAATAAAAAAGGCTAAGATTACTCATTGCTATGATACCAAGCACCCGGTAGGAACATTTGAATGCAGCTGTGGTTTTATTTATTCCCGGCGAGGACCAGATACTTCACCGGACGATTTATTTAAGGTTGGCAGGATAAAAATGTTTGGTTTAGTATGGGAAAAGAAGCTTGAAGAAGCTATTAATAAAAATTGGGGCTTAAGAAGGGTTGCCCGGGAGATGAAGGCTGATCCAAAGACAATAAAGCTATATTCAGCCAAGCTTGGTTTGAAAACAGGGTTTAATGATGAGAATATACATTCTGAAAAAGGTAGTCAAGCATCTATTGATAATGTACTTCAACAAAACGATAGCTTACTTTATAATCACAGGAATGCATGGTTATTAGCAAAAAAGACTTATCCTGATAAATCAAAAACAGAACTAAGAAGCATAGCAAAAGCACATTATGCATGGCTTTACAGGCACGATAAAGATTGGTTAGATAAGAATTCGCCTGAGCATCAAAAGATACAAATAAATTCTACTAGGGTTGATTGGATTGCAAGGGATTTTGAGGTTTTACAAAAGGTTAAGGATGCTGAAAAGGAAATATTAAATACCAAGGGCAAACCAGAAAGAATATCTCTGAGCAGAATTGGCAGAGTTAGTGGGCTTCTTGGATTGCTTGAGAAGCACTTGGATAAGCTACCTCAGACTAAGGCATACATTGAGGCTGTTTCTGAAACTGATGATGCTTACAGAAAGCGAAGAATACTCTGGGCTATACAAAAATTATCCGAGTCAGGAGAAGAACCGAAATTGTGGAAGGTTATGAGGATAGCTGGTATACGTAAAGAGTATGAAAAGCAGGCTGAAGAGTGCTTGGGTAAGAAAAAAGGTTATTGA
- a CDS encoding ABC-three component system protein: protein MEKMENIFIHDATATWSGFIYQGEIAIYLAVKKICELRDVYKLGIDEIGSKYQIEVENCEDIAIVNMDEEGKRYISIHQVKNQDASSIGDYRRPLTQLMLEKGFHTKEHLGNPEAYLHVSNKISEKSETDINQHLKEWEESIRNYFFKMKDLIVKLDKVDDKKSILQEIKKEVHNEPIKINRKEYNELKRNIKDTCNKESNNIEELKQVMGELISFLDKKLGASYIDKEVQVYQYEDGNTFCRGTDIFKKIVEQVKRYKQDDKNITLEQYEYITDKLLHYMRGHVIKRHQRKQKGVTFEKSIAFCDIINILNDSLENYEKEANILALRRLYDEYLSQYCELVCKEACLDSEDQAKECKLQQNEYTRVDLNNEDFKKLCYSFNPDCNKTIFDRRCLNSLLDKNGLIKSVFEIIKKVPEQNFMKEDDKTRFVIDNKNNNAFLTAISNSISNVVVDDIVQGIENNAELIKPIFEADQIITANLKASKSIWENKYSEIQEIYIRSVTEINEETNQNSICKPKKPEFIKSEEIIGILSNY, encoded by the coding sequence ATGGAGAAAATGGAGAATATATTTATTCATGATGCTACAGCAACATGGAGTGGTTTTATATATCAGGGTGAGATCGCAATATACTTGGCAGTGAAGAAAATTTGTGAATTAAGGGATGTATATAAATTAGGAATTGATGAGATAGGTTCTAAATATCAAATCGAAGTAGAAAACTGTGAGGATATTGCAATTGTAAACATGGATGAAGAAGGAAAAAGATACATTTCAATTCATCAGGTTAAAAATCAAGATGCTAGTAGCATTGGAGATTATCGACGTCCATTGACACAGCTGATGTTAGAAAAAGGGTTTCATACTAAAGAACATTTAGGAAATCCAGAAGCATATTTGCATGTCAGTAATAAAATAAGTGAAAAAAGTGAGACTGATATAAACCAACATTTGAAAGAATGGGAAGAGAGCATACGAAATTATTTTTTTAAGATGAAAGATCTTATTGTAAAACTTGATAAAGTTGATGATAAGAAATCAATTTTGCAAGAGATAAAGAAAGAAGTACATAATGAGCCAATAAAAATTAATCGTAAGGAATATAATGAACTGAAAAGAAATATTAAAGATACTTGTAATAAGGAGAGTAACAATATTGAAGAATTAAAGCAAGTGATGGGAGAGCTAATTTCTTTTTTAGATAAAAAATTAGGTGCATCTTATATTGATAAGGAGGTACAAGTGTATCAATATGAGGATGGAAATACATTTTGTCGTGGAACAGATATCTTTAAAAAAATAGTAGAACAAGTAAAAAGATACAAGCAGGATGATAAGAATATTACACTTGAGCAATATGAGTATATAACTGATAAATTACTTCATTATATGAGGGGACATGTGATTAAAAGACATCAAAGAAAGCAAAAGGGAGTTACGTTTGAAAAATCGATTGCATTTTGTGACATAATTAATATTTTAAATGATAGTCTTGAAAATTATGAAAAGGAAGCCAATATTCTCGCATTAAGAAGATTGTATGATGAATATTTATCCCAATATTGTGAATTAGTATGCAAAGAAGCTTGTTTGGATTCAGAAGACCAAGCTAAAGAGTGTAAATTACAACAAAATGAATACACAAGAGTAGATTTAAACAATGAGGATTTCAAAAAATTATGTTATAGTTTTAATCCTGATTGCAATAAAACAATTTTTGACCGACGTTGCCTAAACAGTTTACTAGATAAAAATGGGTTAATTAAATCAGTTTTCGAGATTATAAAAAAAGTTCCAGAGCAGAATTTTATGAAAGAAGATGATAAGACAAGATTTGTAATAGACAATAAAAACAATAATGCATTTTTAACTGCTATTTCAAACAGTATTAGTAATGTAGTAGTTGATGATATAGTGCAAGGAATAGAAAATAATGCGGAATTAATTAAACCTATTTTTGAAGCAGACCAGATAATTACTGCTAATTTGAAAGCAAGTAAATCTATTTGGGAAAATAAATATAGTGAAATACAAGAGATATATATAAGAAGTGTAACTGAGATAAACGAAGAGACTAATCAAAACAGTATTTGTAAGCCAAAAAAACCAGAGTTTATCAAGTCAGAGGAGATAATTGGAATACTTTCAAATTATTAA
- a CDS encoding SpoIID/LytB domain-containing protein, whose protein sequence is MVLKQIFNTAGPTPYVPTNIKVLRKATNTIETVPLETYISRVIPGEIGDKMGGKTVEQIKEIYRTQAIAARGYATYSTYFDRKHGSSYDVCDSTCCQVYNPNLTNSYATTATNDTAKKIPALVSGSPYNWNIKYVHAFFFNSCSGNTKSCKDVWGTDVSYLVSVSCPYDPTKYAIPATDGHGVGLCQDGTAGYVTNGYLYTDILPHYYTGASVVTGTYN, encoded by the coding sequence ATGGTATTAAAACAGATTTTTAATACTGCAGGACCTACTCCATATGTTCCAACAAATATAAAAGTTCTTAGGAAAGCCACAAATACAATCGAAACTGTCCCCCTAGAAACTTATATATCTAGAGTTATACCTGGTGAAATTGGAGATAAGATGGGTGGTAAAACTGTTGAACAAATTAAAGAGATCTACAGAACTCAAGCAATAGCAGCAAGAGGTTATGCTACATATTCCACATATTTTGATAGAAAACATGGTAGCTCTTACGATGTTTGTGACTCTACATGTTGTCAGGTTTATAACCCTAATCTTACAAATAGCTATGCTACGACAGCAACAAATGATACTGCTAAAAAAATACCTGCACTAGTAAGTGGTTCTCCATATAATTGGAATATAAAATATGTTCATGCATTCTTTTTTAACTCCTGTTCAGGAAACACAAAAAGTTGTAAAGATGTCTGGGGGACGGACGTTTCCTATCTTGTAAGTGTTAGCTGTCCATATGATCCAACAAAATATGCTATTCCAGCAACTGATGGGCATGGAGTAGGCTTGTGTCAGGATGGAACAGCCGGTTATGTTACAAATGGCTATTTATATACTGATATCCTTCCACATTATTATACAGGAGCATCAGTAGTTACAGGTACATATAACTAA
- a CDS encoding Mu transposase C-terminal domain-containing protein — protein MPADLATVTEKGLKFKNLLYSSPKLIADRWFEIARNKRSWKENIAYDPRNMNFVYIKTENNKSFIKCEMLDKRLYNNKTLDEIENLYAYQKLKLDRNQEKLLQSNVDFFTKIESIVQAADKMTAEQKDRTVSNTERTKNIREKRKSEKYIEKAENAFILDAEKESEKANIPNNVIPIRENETDKYKYPSHIEYLKKKQKERMDKKDE, from the coding sequence ATGCCAGCAGATTTGGCTACAGTTACAGAAAAGGGGTTAAAATTCAAGAATCTGCTGTATAGCAGCCCAAAGCTAATTGCTGATAGATGGTTTGAAATAGCTCGCAATAAGCGAAGCTGGAAAGAAAATATAGCGTATGATCCCAGAAATATGAATTTTGTCTATATCAAAACAGAAAATAATAAGAGCTTTATTAAGTGTGAAATGCTTGATAAAAGACTGTATAACAATAAAACACTAGATGAAATAGAAAATTTATATGCTTATCAAAAGCTTAAGCTAGACAGGAATCAGGAAAAGCTTCTACAGTCTAATGTTGACTTTTTTACTAAAATTGAAAGCATAGTACAGGCAGCGGATAAAATGACTGCTGAACAAAAAGATAGAACTGTAAGTAATACGGAAAGAACTAAGAATATTAGGGAAAAAAGAAAATCGGAGAAGTATATTGAAAAGGCAGAGAATGCATTTATTTTGGATGCAGAAAAGGAATCAGAAAAAGCTAATATTCCTAACAATGTTATACCTATAAGAGAAAATGAAACCGATAAATACAAATATCCAAGCCATATTGAATATTTAAAGAAAAAGCAAAAGGAAAGAATGGATAAAAAAGATGAGTAA
- a CDS encoding TnsA endonuclease N-terminal domain-containing protein → MLEFADCVKGIREQYPLFTLKQTMVISDELGIEHPKDPVTGENIIMTTDFLITIEKNDQLLQLARTLKNPKELDNYRQIEKFEIERRYCIYFIDTL, encoded by the coding sequence ATTCTTGAATTTGCTGATTGCGTTAAGGGTATTCGTGAACAATACCCTCTCTTTACTCTTAAGCAGACAATGGTTATTTCAGATGAACTCGGAATTGAACATCCCAAAGATCCTGTTACTGGTGAAAACATAATAATGACTACGGATTTTCTTATTACGATTGAAAAAAATGATCAGCTTCTGCAATTAGCTCGTACTTTGAAGAATCCTAAAGAACTTGATAATTATAGACAGATTGAAAAATTTGAGATAGAAAGACGATACTGTATTTACTTTATTGATACCTTATAA